The Carassius auratus strain Wakin chromosome 30, ASM336829v1, whole genome shotgun sequence region ccacaaaaaaaaaaaaaaaaaaaaaaaaaacttttggctgTGCACAAGGTTTTCCTTCATTCCTTCAAAACAGAAGAAGCCTGTTTCTCACTATAATTTATTGATACGCGTTGGGGAAGTGGTCTAATGTTTTGGGTCCTTTTTGGTCTTATGTTGCATTTCTGTGATAAACCAACAGGGTACAAACTACCAGAAGACAAATGCTGCTATGGAGATGAGACGGATTAACAGAGACTCCTTCTGGGCACGAGCAGAGGTACAGCTGAACCGTGTTTACAGCTGGATTTTCACTTAACAGCCTGTGTGTTCCACAAAatgctccattaaaaaaaatcaaaataatatgcCAGCCACAAAAAGAGGTCACGCACAATCAACTAGCCATTATGCAAAAATATTAGACTAAATATTCAGTATTTGCAATTGACCAGAATCAAAGTACTTTATAAACAGTTAATTATTCTAAACCTCTTGTTAGACTCCAATTATTAAAAGTGCTATTCAGATGTGTCATATGGTTTGTGTGATATGATATGTTTTAGcgtgaggaggaggagagaaaagAGGAAGAACGGCGGAGGGCTATAGAAGAGCGGCGGCGCTTGGAGAGAGAACGagttttacaggaaaaaaaagaggctgaagagagagacagaaagatgaaCGAAAAGCTACAGATGATTGAAGAACAAAGGTTTGTAACATCCACCTGATAAAACCCACTTCTGTCTGAAGGTGAGTTCATTATTTCATCTTTATAACTTCCCGTTGGTTTTTTCACAGGAGGACCCAGGCTCAGCTCGAGGAAGAGGCCAGAAAAGAGGAGAAAGGGAGATGGGTGAGTTTTTTTAATGAGTGTGCTCCATTTCTTTTAACATAAACCTGAATATGGGTGAATGATTGATGTTGGGTTCTTTGTGCAACCGACAGGAGCAGCAGCAGAGAGAGCATGAGGAGAACATGAGGGCCCGGCTTAAACGCAGCGAATCTATTGAGAAAGCAGCAGTGAGTTTTCCCCCTATTTTGTGAATAATCCAGATTCCGCCATTATAGCCCAAAGTCCCTAAAAGtccctcttaaagggatagttcacccccctccccccaaaaaatgatatcattaattactcaccttcatgtcattccaaacctgtaagaccttcattcatctttggaacacaaattaaggtttttttattaaatccagGAGATTTCTGACCCtgtatagacagcaatgcaattgATGCCCAGAAaggtattaaagggttagttcattgaaaaatcatgtcattaatgactcaccctgatgtcgttccaaaccagtgagacctccgatcatcttcggaacacagtttaagatattttagatttagtccgagagctctcagtccctccattgaaactgtgtgtacggtttactgtccatgtccagaaaggtaagaaaacccTCATCAaagtggtccatgtgacatcagagggtccgttagaattttttgaagcatcgaaaatacattttggtccaaaaatagctaaaactatgactttattcatcattgtcttctcttccgggtctgttgtgagagagagttcaaaacacatcCTAAGGATCTCTCCTTAGGACTAGTGCCCAGTAATGCTAAAGTGAAGACGTTTTACTTTCTTGTAGTTTTTCAATGGCTCTTGATTGtgtataaaacaatcataaaattgccattaggaaaaatattatagataacaaattattgattattgtccagcagtgcatttaatttgtattttcttaTAGCAAATTAAAAGTAATAGATAAGAAAagaattccttaaaaaaaaaaaaatatatatatatatatatatatatatatttatgtataattataataatacatacatacaattattgtatttgacatttctgtcacttctgaaatgatggctataACCCTAGTGTGACAAAGTGTTAACCtaaacattagatttttttttttttttttaaatcttggcctACATAATGTTTATGTATGCCATGTCATGCCGTAGCATCATTAAACTATCATCTAACAAttcacaagtgttttttttaatttctctaaGCTATGGTTCTGTAACCATAAAAGGTGCTGTGTAATTTGCCTCCTGACCAAGCAATTGTTCTTGAATCAAattgaaaacctatgaatcgtgaatCGAATCAAATCGCTGTCTACctaaagattcacagccctaacaAATAgtgttctcgtagcttcataacattacggttgaaccactgatgtcacatggactattttaacaatgtccttactacatttttgggccttgaatgtgtcagttccGCTGCTGTCTGTGAAGTGTCAGAAAGCTTggtttcatcaaaaaatatctctTATGGGTCTTATGGGGTCTTATGGGTTTGtagtatttaattagtatttgaagtttttaaagggggggtgaaatgctcgttttcactcaatatcctgttaatcttgagtacatatagagtagtactgcatccttcataactccaaaaagtctttagttttattatattcataagagaaagatagtctgtaccgatttttcccggaaaaacacgaccggctggaggtgtgacgtgtgggcggagctaaagaatcacaagcgcgaataggcttttgcattgagagcgtttggaagctgtgacattaccgtgagggaaaacccatcatccaaaacaaaccatggctaacagtcagattcagccgtttatttatgatccagaatcagatccagaggctgaaactgaacgaaagcagcagcagcaacgactcgctccgtgcggggctcgaacccgggtctctggcatgggaggtgacgcactaacaaggaggcagagatatttgaagcagttttactcaccgcctgcggttccaacacacgatcgtgaccctttttccttgggattgcatcatccttaagaaataaatgatacgcaaatccgtcgtcaaactgggccttgtgaacaagcatcttcgaaatgcagggaacaaacaaaagcacttgcacaactccgttgatgctctgtaaaaataaactccatccactggtcccttaatgctgttgttttggtaatctgtgaagggttgtcttgccctggcaaccaaaaacacactccttttgtgacatttcgcaacgctctcgctctgatcagtgagtgaatgaatgtctgtgctcagcatcacagtgctctgctatacgggagcgcgtgctcttccagCAGGAGTgctcttaggacccatataaggaaattccgctccatctaacgtcacacagagccatactcgaaaaaaactttccgaaacttgtgacaaaccggaaggagtattttgggaacaaaaatactccttcaaacgtacaacttaatttttgaaactttgtccatgtttagcatgggaatccaactctttaacagtgtaaaaaactcagtatgcatgaaatagcatttcacaccccctttaatgacagaattaaaatttttgggtgaactatccctttaacttgcATGAAGAATAAATATAGTTTTATGCCGAATATGTGCTTTGTGCTTTGAATTACTGACTTTTAAAAGCATGAAACCAATTCAACTCGTAACATGTTTTTCTTCTTGATAGTAATAGTTGAAAAATACCTGTGCAGTGCATGGTAATATCAAGATATTTCAGTGTTTGATTATAAGGagatttctttttactttttatgtccTAAAGAATTTTGGTTTTCACTACTTTATGTCCAATTCTGAAATCTGTGTCCTTCAGCAAAACCTGTCCCCTGCATATCTATTAGTTTATCAACGTGGACACATTTTTTGCTGTGTTAAATAATGCTTCTTTTTTTGGCCTGTAGGAGGCAGCAGTTCTTGTTTCCCAGCGCACCATCAATCCACGGGAGTTTTTCAGACAGTTATCAGCATCCTCACAAAATTCTTCAAGCCCTGGATCACCGCGCTCAGGTAAACATGCTCTTCAGAACCCCCTTAAAACTTCATCTGCTAACAGTGTTCATTTTAATCATATGAGGTTTgacttatgtttatgttttgcttCTCAGGCAAATCTCCATTCCGTCGCTACCAGCGTAGTTTGACAGATACAGCCTTTATCTTTGAAAGGGCCAGTTCCACTTCTGGTCCCACATCCCCTCTCAGTCCATCTGCAAGGTCTCCATTCTCACGCAGCCCATCCACGTCCTCCAAATGTCCAACGTCCCCACTTAGTCCACCATACCGGACAATCCCCTCAGCACAGCACCTTCAGACATCTCCTGCCACATCACCCCCTCCATGCTCTGTCCCACCTGAGTCACCTGTCTCCAGACCCCCTCCCCCGCAGTCATCACCACCTGACCTTCTGCCTCCTCAAGCCCCAGTTCACGATTCAGCTTCCCCTGCATCTCCAAAGCTGCTGGACAGTCATGATAAATCTGAGTCTAGCAACTATGACAGCAGTGAAGAGCTCGCTGTCGCAACAGAACGTCCTCCAGCTTCACTCTCTGATAACACATGGCACACTATGGGTAAGTTAACTTGGGTTTCTCTAGCAACAGTAAAAGGTCTAAGTAGACTTATAGATTGactgtttattttcttaaaatgttttaaatcttcTCTCCAGAGGTTGTAAACAGCTCTCGAATCCTTTGTGAACCAAAGTCAGAAGTGGACTTCACTGCCAAGTCTGTGCTtgtcgaagaagaagaagaagaagaagaaaaagaagaagaggaaccAGAGGAACCTTCAGCCATGTCAGGTCCACCTTCAGATACAAAGATCACTACAAACTATGAAGTAGCAGTAGAAGAACAATTGGAGACTGAGGATGTGAAGACTGTCATTAGCCCCCTGATGGAGGTTGAGGAGCAAGAGGAACCAGGGTCAGAGTCTGAGGATGAACCAGAAGAGCAGCCTGTTGCAGATTCTGAGGAATTCCAGCCAAATGTGGATCACGTAGCACCTGATGAGCCCAGAAATATGGTAGCAATCTCAGACGATGAAGTTGATGAAGACCTACCAGAGAACCAAGGTGATGGAAACACAGATGTAATGTGAAGAAATGCAGATTGTTTCTATGGTTAGGATGTCACTGACATGTTTCTCATACTGTGTGTCTAGAGTCGTGTGTGAACACATCAGAGTATGATGTGATGACTGAAGAAGATGAATCTGAATGTGGCAGACCAATGAATGGTACAGGTAATAAGCTAATTAGACTTTCAAGTCATTCTGAAACTCAACACACTCATTTCTAGAAAAAAACTCAGCTtttgattggttaatcacaaatTCACTTTATTATTGGATTAACTGCTCATCTATGGAGCGTGTACAATTGGTCCGGAATGCAGCAGCCAGCCTCCTGATTGAAACTTGTAAATTTCAGCACCTCTCCTATCTTGATTTCATTGCAGTGGTTGCCTGTAAAATTGAGAGTTGAATTTAAAGTATTAAATTTGGTTTTTAAATCACTCATTAATCTTGCACCGGTTTATCTCACTGAGTTGTTGCTTCCACAAACTAGTGAGATTGCTTAGGTAGGAGCATTTGAAAAGGCTGTCCGTGCCTAGGTCCAGACTAAAACACTGTGGTTGAGCTTTTGCTGTTGCCAGGCCACCAATTTGGATCAATATCCCTGTACCTATCCGAACAGCACCTTCTCtatctattttaaaatctatgctctaatcttatttatttgaaaaatgtatgatgggttaaagtttttattttgcattgtttttgtatattatcTATATTTTGATTACTTGATTAACCTATCtcgtggcatcagagaggctaagagacagcacaccaggaggatagcccatcgATTCAGTGACATCAGAGACACtctgctacaagtgtgattgtatcatataataattgctgttaataatgttcatcatctggctgactacgtctggtattaatttttctgaaaaatcctgtcatatgtgcacacactgacagtcaccacttataagctactactatatattgtagaaacataattttttgtaaagttgctttgtaatgatttgtatcgtaaaaagcgctatacaaataaacttgaattgaaaattgaactctgagcctgtggcaggggatacagaccattacggacttcaagcccccaccacggacctgtgacagcaacatctctctACTGAAcaagctgaacaccttctttgctcgctttgagGCACACAACAGAACCACTGCACaaaagactccacctcctcccggcaaCCATGTGATGACGCTgtccccagacagcgtgaggagatccttcagcaggatcaatgcaagGAAAATTCCGGGTCCTGAACACAttcctgggcgtgtactgagagactgtgcagtggaactcactgatgtctgcacagacattttcaacatctcgcTTAGTCGGGCTGTTGTTTCCTCATGCTTCAAAGCTTCCACCATCgttccagtcccgaagaagccatttccatcctgcttcaatgacaaCCGTCCAGTTGCAGTTACTCATATTGAATGGCTTGTCGTGCACCACATAAAGTCTGCCCCCCCTCCATGGACCACTTCcaggaccccttccagtttgcatattggTCCAACCGCTCGACCAGTGATGCCATTGCCACTtccctccactcagcactcacactaGAGAAAAAAAGACTCATtagtcagaatgctgttcatagatttcagttcagcattcaacacaatcatccctccaCAGGATATtaacaaactggtccagctgggacTCAACACTTTGTtgtgcaactggctgttagactttctgactggaagacctcaggcctCAGAACGGgtcagcagcaacacatccagcaccatcacactgaacactggggcccccaaggatgtgtgctgagccccctcctcttaaCTCTGCTGATccacgactgcacaccgtcacacaactccaacctctttattaagtttgcagatgacatgactgtggtgggtctcattagcaacagagatgagacaaactacaggagcgaggtaaGCCGCCTTGCCGGggggtgcagtgacaacaatctctctctgaacgtggagaagatgaaggagattgttgttgacttcaggagagcacacacttagcacgttcctctgactatcaatggtgcgactgtggagagagtgagcagcaccaagttcctgggtgtgcacatcaccaACTACCTCTCTTGGACTGACAACACCGCAGTACTgtccaagaaatcacaacagagtctctacttcctccacaaactgagaaaagccagagccccggcccccatcatgtgcaccttctacagaggcaccatcgagagcatcccgACTGGATGCATCAGTGtatggtatggcgcctgcaatgtGTCCTGCCAGAAGACTCTTCAATGCATGGTGAGAGCTGCTGAGAAGATCGGTGGTGTATCTCCCCTAcctccaggacatttacggaACCTGTCTCACacgtaaagccctctgcatcgcaggtgatcccacccacccgtcacacagcttcttcagtctgctgccatcagggaggagactgcggagtctccaggccaggaccttcagactgaaggacagcttcattcatcagactgtcaggaagctgaactccctctcGACCTTGCCCCCCTCCCCTCTTTTTTCCCCATGCACCACTGAACTCTGAACCTCAGACCCCTCCCCCCCAAAttgttgtactttatattttattatctgtatttaatgttctactgttaatgttatctgtatgcaccaagggtcttaAGAGTGACgtaatttcaattctctgtatgtatgaactgtacatgtggaagaattgacaataaagcagacttgatttGACTTATTGTTTCAGTTTTTATGCATAGCACTTGGTCAACCTTTTggttgttttaaaatgtgctttaaaaataacgaaacaaacaaatgaaagcaaTATTTgttctaaaatcagctaaacaaaTGTTTGTTATCCTCTGACTGGATGGAATCAAAGTCTAAAGATAAAATCTGAATTTGAGTAGGATTTTCTGTAAGATCTGTTAACTCAAAATCTGCAGCCTAGATCTGACTCTCAGGAATTGGTGTCAGCTTATCTAGACTGCAGATCTGGGCAAAAGTTGAgcagtgtattccagccttacgTTATCTAGTTTTGTTGTCTCGTGTGATGAATACATATAAATGATGAACACCTTGCTTTGTTTTTAAGCAGAGGACGTTGATATATCTGAGCACAGCACTCCTGAGCGCTACTGTTACACAGTTAATCGTGAGGAGAAAGATGATGAAATCCAAATGGAGAAGGTGACCGAGAATGGCGAAGTACATAGTACACTAGACTTCATGActcatcattaatattattatgataaaaGAAGACAAAAGTACTAAAACATGTTGTTCCTTCTTATTCTAGTCATCACCAGAAAGACTGCTGTGTGTGAGAGCATTATATGACTACCAAGCAGGTCAGTGTTGCTTGCTTCAACAGCAGTAATTGTTAATaagatattatttaaaacatttctgtaCTCCACAGAGGATGACACTGAGCTCTCTTTTGAACCTGGTGACATCATCAGTGATGTGGAAACAATCGACAAAGCGTGGTGGAGGGGTTCCAGCAAAGATGGGCACCAGGGTCTCTTTCCTGCCAACTATGTAGAGACCATATAAAGACTTTTCCTTTTCCCCTTTTTGTTTGACCAATTCTCAGGGACTATGAACCACCAAACCTGGTCTATGAGGATGTACCATGTACTCTGAGACTAAGAGTCACAGGAAAAGGGTTGTAAGTGAAGCGTTCACAGGCACGACTTAGCCAACGATTCCTTTTGTTCCAAAACAAGCAGCCAAAGTCGACAAATGAGACTTTAGTGATCGTTAACCGCAAGAATGAGGACGATCTCAGTAACTGAAATACTCAAGTACAATTTCTGTTACGACTGTACACGAATTATGatcattttatcatttatcattacatcatttattatttacataccGTTGTTACTGTTATCATTACCAAATGATCCCAAATGTGGTGGAGGTGTTTACTAGAGAACAGATTTCTGTTTAAGTTGAAGCCTTTTTACACATAAATCCAACTTACACAGGTCAATTAGTCCTGAGTATAGAAACTTTTTCCAGAACGTGTACTGTGTTGTAGTAGCGATTAAAATAGAAATAGTTGtaacatgccattttttttttttttaaagcagagaCATGTTTACAGCATTCTGAATGGCACCTGTCATACCTGCATACAGTAGGTGTGCAGATGCTACAAAAATTGTCATTGCCAAGACCAAATGATTTGATCATAGCAGACCCCTAAAAGATGGGATTCAACAACAAGAAATAGCCTAGCAGAGGGAATAAAACACACAGTGCCTTGtgaaagtattcatacccttcATTTTTTGTAGAAGTTGTTTTGAATAGAGATAGAAAAGGGCTTTGGTTAGAGTGGTGACCAAGAGCCTGATGGTTGCTCTAGTCAAGCTTTCTGATCATATGTAAAGATAGGAAGTCTATAGATGGACAAACATCACTCCACTGATCTGGGCTTTATGGCGGTGTGGACAGACTCAATCTTCTCTTCAGTGAAGACACATGAAAAAACACTTAGaatttgcaacaacaaaaaaagcacctACAGGACCCCCAGACTGTGAGGAAgaagattctctggtctgatgaacattaattttaagcatcatgtttgaaggaaaccagctctgctcatcacctgcagagtagCATCCCAAAACTAAAATGTGCTGGTAGCAGCTTCATgctgtggggctgtttttcagcAGCAGGGACAGAGAGACTCGTCAGAGTAGAAGAAACATTCAATGCAGCAAAATATGGAGATAGCCTTGATGAAAACTCAGTCCAGCATTCAGAAcctcagactgggcagaaggtttaccttccagcaggacaatgaccctaagcacacagcaagagtcgcttatagacaactctgtgaaagtccttgagtggcccagctACAGCCTGGGACTGAACCCAGTCAAacatttctggagaaacctgaaaatgtgcatcTGCCCCCAACTAACCTGACAGAGCATGAGAGGTGAAGAGATGAGAAGGATGacagataattgccaaatgctgATGAGCAAAGCTTGTTGCATCAAACAAAGACTGTTGAGACTGTTAAGGTGcttcagctaaatatttagttaataataataataattttgcaatgtcagtgttttattttatttttatttttaattatttactacgTTGAGACAATTCGGTATCTGCTTTGTCAAT contains the following coding sequences:
- the LOC113049189 gene encoding drebrin-like protein isoform X5, which produces MRAINLDTYSLSLLTAKEDVLNPKASTNWALFTYEGVTNNLKLTDSGAGGLTELVGKFHSSRPMYGICRVGLTETGQPQIVLVCWVGNDVDEQRRTECASHIPAIKTFFKEAQVFIPASQQDELTEELVMAAFAKIRPPMERPRRPSRMMDKEETVGTNYQKTNAAMEMRRINRDSFWARAEREEEERKEEERRRAIEERRRLERERVLQEKKEAEERDRKMNEKLQMIEEQRRTQAQLEEEARKEEKGRWEQQQREHEENMRARLKRSESIEKAAEAAVLVSQRTINPREFFRQLSASSQNSSSPGSPRSGKSPFRRYQRSLTDTAFIFERASSTSGPTSPLSPSARSPFSRSPSTSSKCPTSPLSPPYRTIPSAQHLQTSPATSPPPCSVPPESPVSRPPPPQSSPPDLLPPQAPVHDSASPASPKLLDSHDKSESSNYDSSEELAVATERPPASLSDNTWHTMEVVNSSRILCEPKSEVDFTAKSVLVEEEEEEEEKEEEEPEEPSAMSGPPSDTKITTNYEVAVEEQLETEDVKTVISPLMEVEEQEEPGSESEDEPEEQPVADSEEFQPNVDHVAPDEPRNMVAISDDEVDEDLPENQESCVNTSEYDVMTEEDESECGRPMNGTEDVDISEHSTPERYCYTVNREEKDDEIQMEKSSPERLLCVRALYDYQAEDDTELSFEPGDIISDVETIDKAWWRGSSKDGHQGLFPANYVETI
- the LOC113049189 gene encoding drebrin-like protein B isoform X3 — protein: MRAINLDTYSLSLLTAKEDVLNPKASTNWALFTYEGVTNNLKLTDSGAGGLTELVGKFHSSRPMYGICRVGLTETGQPQIVLVCWVGNDVDEQRRTECASHIPAIKTFFKEAQVFIPASQQDELTEELVMAAFAKIRPPMERPRRPSRMMDKEETVGTNYQKTNAAMEMRRINRDSFWARAEREEEERKEEERRRAIEERRRLERERVLQEKKEAEERDRKMNEKLQMIEEQRRTQAQLEEEARKEEKGRWEQQQREHEENMRARLKRSESIEKAAEAAVLVSQRTINPREFFRQLSASSQNSSSPGSPRSGKSPFRRYQRSLTDTAFIFERASSTSGPTSPLSPSARSPFSRSPSTSSKCPTSPLSPPYRTIPSAQHLQTSPATSPPPCSVPPESPVSRPPPPQSSPPDLLPPQAPVHDSASPASPKLLDSHDKSESSNYDSSEELAVATERPPASLSDNTWHTMEVVNSSRILCEPKSEVDFTAKSVLVEEEEEEEEKEEEEPEEPSAMSGPPSDTKITTNYEVAVEEQLETEDVKTVISPLMEVEEQEEPGSESEDEPEEQPVADSEEFQPNVDHVAPDEPRNMVAISDDEVDEDLPENQESCVNTSEYDVMTEEDESECGRPMNEDVDISEHSTPERYCYTVNREEKDDEIQMEKVTENGESSPERLLCVRALYDYQAEDDTELSFEPGDIISDVETIDKAWWRGSSKDGHQGLFPANYVETI
- the LOC113049189 gene encoding drebrin-like protein isoform X4, which translates into the protein MRAINLDTYSLSLLTAKEDVLNPKASTNWALFTYEGVTNNLKLTDSGAGGLTELVGKFHSSRPMYGICRVGLTETGQPQIVLVCWVGNDVDEQRRTECASHIPAIKTFFKEAQVFIPASQQDELTEELVMAAFAKIRPPMERPRRPSRMMDKEETVGTNYQKTNAAMEMRRINRDSFWARAEREEEERKEEERRRAIEERRRLERERVLQEKKEAEERDRKMNEKLQMIEEQRRTQAQLEEEARKEEKGRWEQQQREHEENMRARLKRSESIEKAAEAAVLVSQRTINPREFFRQLSASSQNSSSPGSPRSGKSPFRRYQRSLTDTAFIFERASSTSGPTSPLSPSARSPFSRSPSTSSKCPTSPLSPPYRTIPSAQHLQTSPATSPPPCSVPPESPVSRPPPPQSSPPDLLPPQAPVHDSASPASPKLLDSHDKSESSNYDSSEELAVATERPPASLSDNTWHTMEVVNSSRILCEPKSEVDFTAKSVLVEEEEEEEEKEEEEPEEPSAMSGPPSDTKITTNYEVAVEEQLETEDVKTVISPLMEVEEQEEPGSESEDEPEEQPVADSEEFQPNVDHVAPDEPRNMVAISDDEVDEDLPENQESCVNTSEYDVMTEEDESECGRPMNGTAEDVDISEHSTPERYCYTVNREEKDDEIQMEKSSPERLLCVRALYDYQAEDDTELSFEPGDIISDVETIDKAWWRGSSKDGHQGLFPANYVETI
- the LOC113049189 gene encoding drebrin-like protein isoform X1 yields the protein MRAINLDTYSLSLLTAKEDVLNPKASTNWALFTYEGVTNNLKLTDSGAGGLTELVGKFHSSRPMYGICRVGLTETGQPQIVLVCWVGNDVDEQRRTECASHIPAIKTFFKEAQVFIPASQQDELTEELVMAAFAKIRPPMERPRRPSRMMDKEETVGTNYQKTNAAMEMRRINRDSFWARAEREEEERKEEERRRAIEERRRLERERVLQEKKEAEERDRKMNEKLQMIEEQRRTQAQLEEEARKEEKGRWEQQQREHEENMRARLKRSESIEKAAEAAVLVSQRTINPREFFRQLSASSQNSSSPGSPRSGKSPFRRYQRSLTDTAFIFERASSTSGPTSPLSPSARSPFSRSPSTSSKCPTSPLSPPYRTIPSAQHLQTSPATSPPPCSVPPESPVSRPPPPQSSPPDLLPPQAPVHDSASPASPKLLDSHDKSESSNYDSSEELAVATERPPASLSDNTWHTMEVVNSSRILCEPKSEVDFTAKSVLVEEEEEEEEKEEEEPEEPSAMSGPPSDTKITTNYEVAVEEQLETEDVKTVISPLMEVEEQEEPGSESEDEPEEQPVADSEEFQPNVDHVAPDEPRNMVAISDDEVDEDLPENQESCVNTSEYDVMTEEDESECGRPMNGTAEDVDISEHSTPERYCYTVNREEKDDEIQMEKVTENGESSPERLLCVRALYDYQAEDDTELSFEPGDIISDVETIDKAWWRGSSKDGHQGLFPANYVETI
- the LOC113049189 gene encoding drebrin-like protein isoform X6, producing MRAINLDTYSLSLLTAKEDVLNPKASTNWALFTYEGVTNNLKLTDSGAGGLTELVGKFHSSRPMYGICRVGLTETGQPQIVLVCWVGNDVDEQRRTECASHIPAIKTFFKEAQVFIPASQQDELTEELVMAAFAKIRPPMERPRRPSRMMDKEETVGTNYQKTNAAMEMRRINRDSFWARAEREEEERKEEERRRAIEERRRLERERVLQEKKEAEERDRKMNEKLQMIEEQRRTQAQLEEEARKEEKGRWEQQQREHEENMRARLKRSESIEKAAEAAVLVSQRTINPREFFRQLSASSQNSSSPGSPRSGKSPFRRYQRSLTDTAFIFERASSTSGPTSPLSPSARSPFSRSPSTSSKCPTSPLSPPYRTIPSAQHLQTSPATSPPPCSVPPESPVSRPPPPQSSPPDLLPPQAPVHDSASPASPKLLDSHDKSESSNYDSSEELAVATERPPASLSDNTWHTMEVVNSSRILCEPKSEVDFTAKSVLVEEEEEEEEKEEEEPEEPSAMSGPPSDTKITTNYEVAVEEQLETEDVKTVISPLMEVEEQEEPGSESEDEPEEQPVADSEEFQPNVDHVAPDEPRNMVAISDDEVDEDLPENQESCVNTSEYDVMTEEDESECGRPMNEDVDISEHSTPERYCYTVNREEKDDEIQMEKSSPERLLCVRALYDYQAEDDTELSFEPGDIISDVETIDKAWWRGSSKDGHQGLFPANYVETI
- the LOC113049189 gene encoding drebrin-like protein B isoform X2, which produces MRAINLDTYSLSLLTAKEDVLNPKASTNWALFTYEGVTNNLKLTDSGAGGLTELVGKFHSSRPMYGICRVGLTETGQPQIVLVCWVGNDVDEQRRTECASHIPAIKTFFKEAQVFIPASQQDELTEELVMAAFAKIRPPMERPRRPSRMMDKEETVGTNYQKTNAAMEMRRINRDSFWARAEREEEERKEEERRRAIEERRRLERERVLQEKKEAEERDRKMNEKLQMIEEQRRTQAQLEEEARKEEKGRWEQQQREHEENMRARLKRSESIEKAAEAAVLVSQRTINPREFFRQLSASSQNSSSPGSPRSGKSPFRRYQRSLTDTAFIFERASSTSGPTSPLSPSARSPFSRSPSTSSKCPTSPLSPPYRTIPSAQHLQTSPATSPPPCSVPPESPVSRPPPPQSSPPDLLPPQAPVHDSASPASPKLLDSHDKSESSNYDSSEELAVATERPPASLSDNTWHTMEVVNSSRILCEPKSEVDFTAKSVLVEEEEEEEEKEEEEPEEPSAMSGPPSDTKITTNYEVAVEEQLETEDVKTVISPLMEVEEQEEPGSESEDEPEEQPVADSEEFQPNVDHVAPDEPRNMVAISDDEVDEDLPENQESCVNTSEYDVMTEEDESECGRPMNGTEDVDISEHSTPERYCYTVNREEKDDEIQMEKVTENGESSPERLLCVRALYDYQAEDDTELSFEPGDIISDVETIDKAWWRGSSKDGHQGLFPANYVETI